aggccaagtgcatcTTGAGATCTTGCTTCCTGAATAGGAGGATCTGTTGAGGTGTCTGCatatctttaaacaaggaaagaaagatttgcGATTCGAATTTCGAACAATCggctgactgcactttcctcatctgttactttccttatttgacctcacctacaaggaaagaaggatctgcaatttgaatttcaaatcttctgtTGATCGTGCTTTCCTTTTTTgacactttccttgtttggcttcACATTCTAAATAAGGCAAGAAAGATTTgcagtttgaatttcaaacagTCCGCCAACTGTGCTTTCCttatctgactctttccttatttagaactttccatataagaaaactttccttatttggaactttccatatttggcactttttggcagttttaagagcattttctccagattgtctctttaaacctaatttttgcaaaatatgattaaaaccacaaaattaggcagaaaatgtgcaaataaacattaataacatcatgataatatggcctaaactatgctctatcaatcactataaccaaacaataaataataacatgaattatttttctaaccaatgattatctgcaaaacacctcaatttgattacctttaGCTGAAagttttaactatttatttgtttctcaaatttcaattgcattatttattattttttttccttttaagtttatttttattggcttgcccaaggcacAACCATTCTCATAAAAAAGAaactctcttcttctcacttttttgtattaaactatTTCTCTATTTCAATTTGGTCATTTAAATGAAGCAGAATTGAGGTCTCtatgggatcgatactcactcaCCCCATCTACAAGTTCTTCTCAATTAAGAAAAtgatagtaaattttaaattgatggaTTCAACACTCGTCAACTACGATTACAAATCTCTTATGTCCCACGATTTTAAGGAATGGCCCTAGAATGTCTATCCCTCACTGTGAGAGTGGCCACAGGCTTGATATCTTGACCGTAGCGTAGCCGAGCTATTGATGGCATTAGCGAACCTTTGGCAAATATCACATCTCTTCACAAATTCCTCGGCTTCTTTCTTCGCTGTAGGCCAGTAATATTTCTGCCGGAAAATCTTATTTGCTAATGTGGTTGCTCTCTCATGAACTCCATCGACCCCTTGGTGTATCTTCTGGATTACCCTAGATGCCTCTTCCGGTCCTACACTCTCAACCATGGGTTGAACTTTCCCCTCCGATATAGGGCTCCTCTTACCGCTTGATAATTGGCAGCCTTAGCTGCAATTTTTTGAGTCTCTGCTTTGTCTTCGGGCAATTTTCCGATCTCAAGGTATTCTATGTATAGGGTCATTCAGCTTCGTTCTTTATCAACTTGCATGACGGAGGCTGATTTCTCGAAGGCAGGAATGTCAATTTACTGGACATACACTTCATCTAggagctgctctaactcttctGCAAACAACTTGCTAAGTAGGTCTACCTCTTAGAATTTGTTAAGTAGCTCTTACACAAATAATTTCCACAAAACAACTTTCTAGTATATTGGTTCAGTATTGAACTCTATAGAATttgttaaaatatgaaatgaaataaagaaaaaaaatcaatttgaacCAAACTGAATATATTTGATTGTCTAAATTAAGCTTTttaatagactttttttttaaattttatttttgatgttgtaaaatttaattaaactattCTAACTTTGATTTTTATCTAAcaataactattaaataatataaacaagaaattgataaattttaaattaaaaaccataaaaatttcaaaagaagTTACATAGTTTATATACACATTCATACAAGATCATCCAAAAATAACTATTTAGTTCAGGtctacagtttttttttttaaatgcaaccaaactaataaaattgaatttttaaaaaataaaactaaataaaaaaaaacttaactgaaattttaaattgatttgatttaatcgattatttcaatttgaatcgaatatTATTGACCTGTTAAATAAAactataaacaataaaaaaaatacccttataaaaattaaaaaataaaaataatagttttttttttttctttttgcatctaTATTTGGAAGAATCGCATTGATATCTATGCGGATTGCTCTAAAAGTTTCCTACCACATACAAACTGATGGCATCATAAAATCCATCTTCATTTTTATGTTTGCTTAAAATCATCTTGTCTATGAGTCTATTAAGTAAGCTGAAGCAATATAGATTTTAAGGAAAATGTGGATCTTTCGAACTAAGAGATTCTACAACGAGTACAGTAACAAAAGTCATCTTGGGCCAAAAAGAGCAAAAAGTAAGCTAAATCCATGACAACGCCCATGATTCTAAAAGACCTAGTTACTTGTCACTCACCAGAAGTGACCTGCAACTTTTCATATCTTGAGCCATGCCCTTTCCTCAACTTTTTAGCCCCATCTGTGACTGATCTATGATCTATCCGTAGGCAGAAAGATTGTATCCACACTAGCAAGTATGTGTACCAGAAGAGTTCCTTAAACATTAACTCTCgatttgaaatgaaaaattttattaaaaaattaattaaatttatttttttaacaatttttttatttaaaatatatgaattttatttttctaatttaaaaaatttttattttaaaataaatagaaatcttgtataattttttaaaaaattatttaaattattttatcgtAAAATAAATTAGTATTTGCTTTGCTGGGTTAAAAACTGTGCTGATATTGTATTTTGAGATATCAAAAAGCTTGCCTTGCTCCTTGTGTATATGTTTTATCAATAGACAGAAAAATCAAGGACCTTTCAGATTTGTCTGCTGATATATGAGAGCAAATGATTAGGGGGATTGGCATTCTTGATTAAAAGATAAACCCATTTGAGGTTTCTTGGATCTATCAGGGAATTGGGAGATGCTCTGACTCAAGAGTCATGTCTTAGACCATATCTATGCATCAGTCTCTTCTGATGAACTCCAAGCTGGATCAGCCAGGCCTTAATTATTTCCTCTGAGTTCAGTTAAGTAAATTTCCAAGCTGGATCAGCCAGGCCTTGATTGGGTGTGCATTGCCGTTTGCTCTAGTTTgatcatttttaattttgtaatgtAAAACCAAAACAAGAACAAAAACCGTACTTGAGATAAGAGCTATATATGAATAACCAAGAAATCAAATTCCCTTAAATGAATTTGTGGATGTACAATTTagatattttagttaaaaatacaGATAATTAAGAGCCTTttgttgaataaaaaaatagtgaccccaaaatatgaaaataaggTAGACTTGTTGGTGGAAATTAATAAATGAGAAAGAAATGACGACCTACCCAGTAATTGACTTGCAGAGCATTTTGAACTCAAAATTAAGTGTCATCTAAGCCTTTCCTTATCAGGAAGAGGAACACAAAACATATCTGGCATTATTTTATTACAgcattgtaatttatttttattttctaattttaccctttttattatatttttacagaGAAAACAAAAGTCCTAGAATGTTCAATTATATGCCAAGGATAGTCCTGCAATTATTGTAAGACTCCAAGATGGGGACACTCCACCCTTTTAGCCCATGACCTGCAACATATTATGGTAGCCTCCTCATACTATAAATTTCTAATTTGTAAATATGTATacattaaaaatttgaaaacctcccattcaaaaaaaaaatcttattgctaaaacttattaaaatttcCCATCCCTCAAAAAAAGTCCAAAGTTATGGaaaataaactttaaaaaaattgaaatatctCCAAGGAAAAGAAAGGAGTGGTCCTATCTCCAAATGAAGGGCCATAAAACGTCTTATAGTCTCAATTGAGATCAGATAAGGTTACAGACACAAGGCTACGTGGCACTCTCTCAGGGATGCCAAACGATAAGGCTCACATCTCCTACTTGTGGCCATCGTAAGATCCAACGGCCGATGTCCTTGAAATCAAACATCAACCATTGGATCAGAAATGACCCCACAAAACGACAAAGCAAAGAGAGCTAGGCATCTTTGAAAAGTTTATAAAAAGAAAGGGATGGTAGAGCAAGAAGCCTTCGTAAATAGTAATAGTAAGTAGAAGAAAGTAAAGGGAGGTAAAAAAATGGCTTCCTCTATGCTCTCAACTGCTACTGTGGCTAGCATTAACAGGGTCAGCCCTGCTCAGGCTACTATGGTGGCTCCGTTCACCGGCCTTAAGTCCACCCCAGTCTTCCCTACCACCCGCAAAACCAACTCTGACATCACCTCCATCACCAGCAACGGTGGCAAGGTCCAATGCATGAAGGTCAGTACTCCATTTTTCTAACTTCATTTCTCTAGTTGTTAGCTTACTACAATTAATAATAACAGAAATAATAAAATGGAATTTTAAAATCCGTAAAATAATTCTAGGATTTTTCTAGAGCTAGAGATCGAGTTCAAATTACAAGTAGATTGGATCAGCCTTTAGTTCATATGTATATGCTGAATTACTTAGTGTGAAAATGGGAGTGTAGGTTTGGCCAACACTTGGGATGAAGAAGTTCGAGACTCTCTCATACCTTCCACCACTTACAAGGGAGCAATTGGCCAGCGAAGTTGAATACCTTCTTCGTTCTGGATGGATTCCTTGCTTGGAATTCGAGCTAGAGGTGATCTCAAAACAAAATcttaaaatttgttaataattcAACACGCAATTGCATGAGTGACTTACGTATGTGTTTGGTTTGGAAGCATGGATTGGTGTACCGTGAGCATGCAAGAGTACCAGGGTACTACGATGGTCGCTACTGGACCATGTGGAAGCTGCCCATGTTTGGGTGCACAGATGCAGCCCAGGTGTTGAAGGAGCTTGATGAGCTGATCAAACATCACCCAGATGGCTATGCTAGGATCATTGGCTTCGACAATGTTCGCCAAGTGCAGTGCATCAGTTTCCTTGCCTACAAGCCTCCTGGCGCTTAAATTATTTTCTCCCAATTTTAATTTGTTGACATTATCCTTTCTGGGTTTTGTTCAATTAGGATCGATGTTTTTGAAATGTTCTCTTTTTGCTTGTACCTTTTTTCCTTTCCTATCGGAGTTTCTCCGACTGAACGGATGCAAGATGCGAGGTTGAATTCATAAAACTGTTGAACATTTGTTGCTATCAAATATTAAACTCGTTTGCCTTGTGCATTTGTTTATGTATAATTTCTAAGTTTCTATATTCTATTATATTATATTCTCATTAGAATTTCATAAATAATGTTTAATTTCTACTttgtttaaatataatataactcTAATAATTTTGCACACCCATCAACTAGTTATTAGAATAAACAAAATCTGCTTATTACtcgttaaattttattaaaattcaacttaatgtttaaaatgttgaaatttttttatataaattattcataattCTCTGTGGCTCTTGAAATTTTTGATGCTCATTTATATAATGTTcttaaagaaataaattttaaaatttataaatatatgttaTTGATGgattatagataaattaataagtttttatttaGTGTTTATTTATTAATGTTTTGTTTAGAAAATAGATTGTTAGCACAAAGAAATGCAAAGATATTTTTGAGAAGTGAATGGCTATGCTTCATCTTATCTAGAACACCTAAAGTTCAGCAATGGGTCATATTAGATATAAAGATGTGGTTGTAGCTATCTCACATGAAATGCTACAAATGCCTATGCAATTCTCATCTACTAAACCATAACAAAATTTTCCTAAGATATGGTATCTACACATCAATCTTCTTGTCAAATTTGGACAACTCTGTTTCACTCACATTAAAATTGTTcatgaaaataaatttgataaaataaaatatttttttaagaaaaaataaagcaaCAAATTATGGATTCAATTATTCATTATAGGAAATTTCTCTTGGAAGTGAGAGAAGAGGCTGAAGAGCTTATCATAGGACAATATCACATTGATTTAGGCTGGTGGGATAATTTGGCTACACATGAGTGAGCCCACCCCTTCTATTCTATTCTAATAATTTAGGCTACccacttatttttaaattatgagaAGTTCTGTTCTTTCCTCTCTCAAATAttacaaacaaacaaaaaatatctcaaattctctttttttttttcaaaattaactgAATATATTTAATTGTATCTCATTTGATAACGAATAAAACTACTAAACCTGCAAATTTATAAAATGCAATTAAAGATAACATGTGAATTAGCTTCTTATGGGAAGTGATGTAGAAAAGATAGTTTAACCCTTTAAGCcaccatttattttaaaaaataatctgtatttaaaaaatatttatatttttaacatttaatttatatttatttataatatttagtcttatttatatttatttaattttttaataataattagacataaattaaaaaaaataaaatttagtatttttaacatttattttttaattaatagcaaatttagcatttttttactttattttaattgtaaatagttataaatatttaactgTTATTTCCCTTTTGGCATCTCTCTTTCAATCATGTCATACTTAATATGGCTACCTCATCTGATGTTGCTTTTGCTTTACCCACTTGAGCTCTGTGTCGCATCTAACTTAAAACAAAATTCCTTTATGATAAATTGAGACTTGAGATAGCTGATTAAAAGTAAACCTGATTATACTTCCATCATAATTAGGCAAGATTTACTCAACCTTTAATTCCACAGATAAGAtatggagaaaaaaaatatcCATAGATAAGAGTATCAATTCCAATCTGAAACCAGAACAAACGAAATCCcctttttttcataataaaatatcaattttataattgcaaatatcaaaaattgtttattattcgtaattaaaataaaaactaaatatataaaaatactaaactttttttaatattgaaattgtaaaaaataatatttttattattagaatatatattttataaggttagaacttaaattttaaatttggggttttttaataaaaatattaaatttgagtaTTTGAACTTAGATAAAAACTCTAAACTTATTTGAACTTGTATCCAAAGTAATAACGTAATAATTGTTAAATTTGGATAAGTTCTATTCCATTCCAAACTCACTCCAAAAAgtatattaaagaaaaaaagtgTTTACCCCTTTATAAGGTATAAATCAAAATACCTCTATTAATATTGAATTTCTCATTTCTCACGAGTATGTCACGTTTCAATAggtagattaaaaaaaaaaagtttctaCCAAATTTATAAGAAATATAAATCAAAGCATCTAATTAATATTAAGTCTCTTATAAATATATTACGTTCCAATATAGTTCTGAGTATACGGAGATGTGTTGAATTATATCGAAATAAAAGTAATGTGTCTTTTTTAagagttaaatatttttttattgagttCATTTTTAAAATGAGTTAAGTCTGatctaaatttaatatgatattagAACTTTCCATTAATATTAGctcttttataaatatatcatacgttttaatttaattttaggaACGAAGAAGTGTATTGAATATAGATCGGTtgatccaaatttaacaataataaaatgcTTGTTTAGCTGCTTTTGATATGCAGGTCTTGAAATTCAAAGTGGTCAAATGCTCTTTTCACGTGTGGTGTTTAAATTTCTAGAAAAAATTAGATTTATAAGTAAAATGATAGTAAGATAGTAAGAATTACTCTAAACTTCAAATGGTCAAATGCTTACTTTGTGATGGCTCCAtttcttcttagatttttaaaataagtaaaagaaataattaagcGATTAAGtatccatttattttataaaaaaaaatttataaattttttttatattttataatattttatatattaaaaaattaattaataaaaaatatctttattaaaattaaaaaaataataacattttatttaataaacaaGAAATcattttctataatttaaaaattttattaccatatttatatataaatttagaaaaaataatttttttcttaaatatatcataattaatagattcgtttctcaatttttaaaattcaatagttTTTTACCTTGAATTtaattccgttaaaattagaggtctatttataaaaaataccgttagtaataaaaaaatgacCAAATTACCCTTTCTAAAACTCAACACttcaatttctaaaatttaattcttataaatttatagtCCTTCTCTCAAAAAATTGAaaggaaaaatatattttcttattgtataattaataaatttatttttttattttttaaattcaacactttagtccttaaagtttaattttatcaaaattcagggaagaaaatctcaaattcaatttccataaataaataaaaatttcaataaatttaagatttaaattcagtaaagataataaaaattaaaatatataaaatttaaattattaaaaataaaaagttaaaagtcaatagaaattatttttgtaatgCTATTTGTTGTCCATCACGGCTCGccatttgaaaaattcattaaaacatctctaacattttaaaaaatctgctaattagtcttttcattaattttaattgttaaatattataaaaaaaatttaaaatacctcTGATATGGagtaactaattaataaattttttaataatttaagaaattaactaataattttttctaaactataaAGACTAAATATTCTATAAgagctaaatagtaaaatatttagtgataaaattaataaaaaaattaaatagtttatttttaaaatgtcaaaaatattttaatatattttttaaatttaaaaaattaaataacaaatttatccataaaaattaaataataatttttattttattattaataaaaatatttttataattatatttattctctttttaaaattattgacttaaaaaaaatttttatgaagagaaattaaattttaataaaattaaattttaagtacaaaaatattatattttaaaataaaaaaataaatccatTAATTACTATATATCTAATTTTTCCATAAGTTTATTTATATATCTTTTAGTGTACTCTACGCTTGTGATTTTTACTAAAACGCTTATAAAAGCTCAGTTGAACAGAACAGATTTCAAAGCGGCTCATCCTTATTTCCTTCACATTATAATTACAAACACGGATTAGTAGAAGTGccaaacattaaaatattacattGGAATGCCTCCCAAACATCTCCagacttctctctctctctctcattctcTCGCTCTTTCTGTGAACAAGAACAATGAACACTCGTCTCTCAaccctttttatttctttcaaaATTAAACCTCTCTCAACCTTCATTACATGTACATATTTTGAGAGAGCAAAACTCACCAGCAAAGACCAGTAAACCTTGTATGTACATCAAACAAAAACACAGCAGTATTTCACTACTCCATCTTCAGATCAAAATTTGCCAACTTCTGGGTTTTAAGCCACTGCAGAGATGCTGCAGTTTCTTCTATCCCTGCTAAGACAATCAAACCCTTCAATCCTGGTAGCAGCAGGCTTGTGACCAAATTTCATTCGgacacatcctcctccctttcGTGCTGACGATGAGGAAGGTGACAGCGGGGCAGGAGAAAAAGGAGTTATCTCATTGCCAAATTGGGCATCTTGGACTACTGGGTTTGATGCCCTACTCGGTGGTGATCCACAGTAAAAAGGTGGAGATGATGCTACCTGGTAACCTGATCTTTCTCCGCCATATCCTCCCTGAAAGAATCAAGAGGAACCAAAACAATTTCCTTTGTCACTGGTCATATAAATTCAGTACGCAGTTTATttcatttcctttccttttaaCCAAGAGCTTCCAAACAAACTGAAATCATAAAGAAATACATAATCTTTTCGTTATACCTTTACCCTTGTTTGGATTCTTAATTGTGTAGGGGAAATGAAGAAAATCAAGGAagagaaatgaagaaaaaagaaaaaaaaagtagaaaTTTGATATTTGTTGGGAAGTTTATTAGAATAGAAGAGAAATATAATTTCTCTCTTAAAAGGAAATAAGATGTTACTATTATACCCTCACAGTCTAAAAAAGAGAGCGTTTTGTGCATTTAGGAATTATTACACAAATAATATCCAATTCTCCCCATTTCTCTTCATCTAAAATCAATTTGGAGAGACATGTTTTGGGTCCAAAAGTGAAGAAGTACAATTTCTCccactttctcttcttttctctcctcTAATTGATGTCTAAACAAGagaatttaaagaaattaattttctatttttcttctctCCATTTCCTTCAATCCAAACAAAGGGTTAACGAAAGCATGTAAACTATTGCAACCACAAAATTGAAAGAGTCCTTTTTTCCCtaaagaaaataacaaaaaagaAGAGATGAGTAGCAAGGTATCTCAAGCTTTAAAGAAATTTATACAAGAttggtaaaaaataaataaaagattctCACTATATAAAACAACAAACTTTTGGCATAGAAAACGAAGAGATTCTTACTTCTAAGACTCCACTAC
The sequence above is a segment of the Manihot esculenta cultivar AM560-2 chromosome 5, M.esculenta_v8, whole genome shotgun sequence genome. Coding sequences within it:
- the LOC110616042 gene encoding uncharacterized protein LOC110616042 isoform X1; its protein translation is MNSCAYQRKSAMGSYEERTIMEVDSMVCPKPRRLGLSNPSLLHQFRPIRLPINSSHQTDMEDSMAGAELLDIILTKGGYGGERSGYQVASSPPFYCGSPPSRASNPVVQDAQFGNEITPFSPAPLSPSSSSARKGGGCVRMKFGHKPAATRIEGFDCLSRDRRNCSISAVA
- the LOC110616119 gene encoding ribulose bisphosphate carboxylase small subunit, chloroplastic; translation: MASSMLSTATVASINRVSPAQATMVAPFTGLKSTPVFPTTRKTNSDITSITSNGGKVQCMKVWPTLGMKKFETLSYLPPLTREQLASEVEYLLRSGWIPCLEFELEHGLVYREHARVPGYYDGRYWTMWKLPMFGCTDAAQVLKELDELIKHHPDGYARIIGFDNVRQVQCISFLAYKPPGA
- the LOC110616042 gene encoding uncharacterized protein LOC110616042 isoform X2 produces the protein MNSCAYQRKSAMGSYEERTIMEVDSMVCPKPRRLGLSNPSLLHQFRPIRLPINSHQTDMEDSMAGAELLDIILTKGGYGGERSGYQVASSPPFYCGSPPSRASNPVVQDAQFGNEITPFSPAPLSPSSSSARKGGGCVRMKFGHKPAATRIEGFDCLSRDRRNCSISAVA
- the LOC110616042 gene encoding uncharacterized protein LOC110616042 isoform X3, which gives rise to MNSCAYQRKSAMGSYEERTIMEVDSMVCPKPRRLGLSNPSLLHQFRPIRLPINHQTDMEDSMAGAELLDIILTKGGYGGERSGYQVASSPPFYCGSPPSRASNPVVQDAQFGNEITPFSPAPLSPSSSSARKGGGCVRMKFGHKPAATRIEGFDCLSRDRRNCSISAVA